The DNA segment TCATTGTGACTGGCAGGGTTGTTGAACAGCCTCTgccaatattaattttcttgcccATTTAGGACCTTTAGGGGACTTTCCTCCAGGATTGAGAATTCTTTTCTTATGACCGTTTCTAGTTGGcccccccgggggggggggggggggggggggggaagagccCAGTATGTCTTTTGTAAAACTATTTAACCTGCCCCTAGCTCTTCTTTTCCAGTTAGAATTCCTGGTTTGTTTGGTTAACTTTTGAGGCGTGATAGAAGCAGATGGACTAACCTGGACATTGTTATCTTTAGGCGACATGTCATGATCGACCATTAAGAGGGCTGTAGGTGGATTTATAAGGTCGATTGGGGTTAAGCAGGCAGTGTTTCTATCTTCCTTGTCTACAGTCTCGTGAATGACTTCTCGGCATGCTTAGGTTTCCTCATTTGGGAAAAGGCAAGCCCCTTGATAACCTAAGTGTAGAAAGTCAACATCTCTAGAGTTGAAATTGTGATTATAGTCTGAGTCTCCTttgtcaattggaattgacctCGAATCGTGAAACCCTTTCTGAGTAGCGGTTTTCCCTTCCTTCTATGTACTCCTTTCCTCCGAGAAGCCTTGTCGGAATACATTTGGTTCCACCGTCCTGTCACTGCTCTTGGGCCATGCATGGATATGCTCCAATTTGTAAGAAAGCTTGGCTCTAAGCCATGGACCGTATTGGAGCTGGTACTCCTCACGGGTTCTGCCATCGAAGCTAAACCTAGGGTCGGTTGTCTTGCCATGCAGAATTGCACCACAATGAAAGCAAAAAGTTGGCAATTGCTCGTATTTGAAAGTGATCCAGTGGCGGGAACCCTGCATGTTAAGAACTCCTCCCCTTGCCAAGGGCTTAGTAATATCAATCTTCACCTTTGCCCTAAGGAAACTATCCCATGCTCTTCCTTTATCATCCACGTCCACAATCATGACTTCACCTATTTATCCCCCAAGTTTTTCCCCATGCTCTTGTTCATACCGGCAAAAAGATGGTCATTAAACTATATCCAAAAGGATTCATGGGAGAAATCCATGTCTCTCAAAGCAATGCTCCCTTCACACTCCTGTAGGCATATCGAGCTTTTTTCAAAAGACCATGGCTGCCCCTTAAGCACTTTGCTCCTCTCGGATGTTGACTGCAACTCAATGAGGAATTCATTCCTCCCAACTTCCTTGAATTTCAGACTCACGTCGATTTTCCATATCTTATTCATCATAGCTTTGAAAGCCCCCCTGTTTATTTCTTTATCAGCAATCACCAACGTTGCGAGACAAAACTTACTGACTTCCTTCGAGAGGAGAATCTCCTTCTCGGAAAGGTTGATCTCTTGTTGTTCATCCTCTTTTAGTTTGAGGCCCTCATATAAATTAGCCAATTCTTCCTCCATGATAGGATCTAGAAAAGATCTCCGAATTAAAACTCTATAGATCAAATATCCAAGAGACCAGGCTCTAAGCTTCACAAGGAAACATAAAGAGAAAACCCCACCTACCTAGAGAGGGGACTCCCCTTCAACTACCTTTTAGGTAATAATGCTGCATTAGGATTAAATGTTGAGGACATGACACTTGTTTGACTAAAAAATaagttcataaaatattataaagtttattttattataaaatatatcaaacatattatatcgagacacattaatttataattttctttttataaaactcatttataGTTATAGCAACAACATATAATCGTAGACTGTTAGGTTCAAGATATGTACAAGGATATTGGAGATATTTTAAATGGCCATTTTCCAAATGCCAAGTAAAACTTTAAAAGACACactagcccccccccccccccccccccaactttTTTTAAGGTACAAATTGGACTATAGTACTAAAAGCTGGCGGTCTCTTCCAACACAATATCGATATGTGTTTTGTAGATCACATTAAAAtggattttaatataaataaattaagaaatatatttgaatatataaaatagattgagatagatttaaaatttttatgcaaagttgaaaaaatagtatatttcattaataattaatttgaaatgggTTGGAGTGACATTGACATGATGCAAACATAATTGGGTTAAGAGAACCAGAGCTTTCAAAGGTTTTAGGTTGCAAGAGGTCGTCTATTTCACCTACCATAACATGTTTTAAACCCTTGATAAGTGACAaccacttttatatatatatatatatatatattaatggaaaGTCGTGATCTTCATTTATACATTAATCTTAGCATAGTTTCCAGCATGGgatgaataagaaaaagaacTCAGTCGTTAGAAGAATCCAGCATGGGAtgaataaacataataaaatctgaacataaaactttaaatggaaaacaaaaaataaagaacaaaaataaataaataaataaacaaagagaaaagggCAATTGGGCAGCCCAGATCGGCCATTACTTTGAACTTTCAAGCATCTCGGCTGGCTGCAATATCTAATGCAGGCCCACTTTATCTACTATAACTTGTCTCAATTATCCCCGACAAGTGACATCACACCCGTAGATCAaggggtaatttttttttgttttgttttgtttttctaataAAAGAGATGAGAGTTTCGATTCTTTCGAATCTAGATTTTCAATTTGGAGGATCGAGTCATGTACCATTAGGCTCTTGGCAGTGATACTTGTCttttatacacacatatatccCTAATTTGTAAaacaattctatatatatatccattagAGAGATTAAgatcattaattttaatttaaatattgttactGGATATTGAAATCAGTGTTTTTGGTACCGTATCGTACCGGTCACTAGGCTGGTATAGGTATGGTATCTGTTTCGTACCGGTTGAAATACGGGCCGTACCGGCCTGTACTGTCTTGCGTACCAGCCTGTACCGGCCAGTATTTCGGCCTTTAtcttttttggttttcatttttttaagctataatctcatttttttatccCCAATTCatattaaactatttataatttatatatacatatgtagttatgtataatttattcatatatggactattattttgaaatataatttatatatatttatatatataatttatttatatatcgactattccgaaacggtacacgaaatggTACCGATACGGAAATAATTCGTTCCAGTGTCTTGACCGGTATGCCATCCGGTAcggcattcaaaacattgattgaAATCCTCTTATTCATGAACTTGCGCATATCTAAGCTATAATTCAAAGTATTCTGGTTTATCGTTTATCTGACATGAcaccaaaagggaaaaaataacgATAGTTTCTTAATTAGATAGCTTTCATCAAGTTataaatataagtaaaattataaatataaatagcatTTTCGTTTGTATATTAATCCCTCAAACTTAAAGTTCTCAATTTCTTGTTCGGATATGAGGGGATTTGACTGGTTTGTATtcaattgagatgagataatatgcttttagataaaaattaaaaaaaatattgttagaatattattttttaatattattattattttaaaatttaaaaaacttgaattgtttattatattttgtatgtgaATTTAAtgaagttgtaatgatgagataaaatgagatgatttttaaatctaaatggGGCCTAATCCCACAACAACTATTGAATCTGAAATCATTGGAAACCTGATCAAGAAGTTGACAAATCAAGATAGCATTTGAATATAGTCTCTTATTCATAGGACCGTTACATATCTTATTCATAGCATACCATTACATATCTTATTCATAGGACCGTCCACAGTATATATATTGAGCGTACGGGCGGCCGGCCCATACTCGTAGTTCTTTCACTACTTCTTCTTGGGAGCAAGGTTTGCTTTGATTTCGTCAACCACCTTGCCATCCACCTGGAAGGCTATCTCCAACACATCGTCCGGCACTGGCGGTGACGCAGCGAAAAGTGATGTGGCAACGACTTGGGTGCCCGGCAGTTGGCCATTGAAGCCCGAGATCACAGAAGCAGGCTTGTCGCCAACGTTCTTCTGAAAATGGACCAGTCCCCTTGGGAACACAAAGATCTCACCTTCCTTGATGGTCTTGGAGATGAGCTTGTCTGCTGTGGTGATGAAGCCTACAAACAGCTCGCCTTCCAGAGTGAATATGGTCTCGGTGGCTCGCGGGTGAGTGTGAGGAGGGTTGAGTCCGCCGGGTGCATAGTCAATGCGCGCCAACGACACGCCGAGCGTATTAAGGCCTGGAACCTGTCGGGAATATGCCGTTAAAGCAAATTGTAATTTCCATATTTTGcattaaataaaattgtctAAATGAACAGAACCTGCATAACATTGGCTGTCGTCACATTTGAACCAAACGAGTTGTTGATGAGAGCTGGCGCAGCCAGGCCCGCGAAGGTGAAATCTGCTGCCGTGACTTCTGCATCGTCCTTGCATACAAACCCGTTCACCTTTATCTCTGTTGCACGAATGACAAGGAAAATAAGAGAGCATTTCATCAAAAGAACAATCCCGAAAATATGTAAAGTTGGTCTAGGAACTTAAAATGAATCACATACTTGACTTTAGATCGGCAACGCAGAGATCCTGAAGGGGGTCAGGATCGTATGCCACAGAGCTGGAGATTGCAGCAAAGATGAACAGACATGCAAGAACGTTTGCCACCATGATTGGAAATGACTTGAAAGGAGACTGAGGTATTGGTTAAACTAAGATAAGAAAGCGAGTAGAATGCTTGGTTCGAATATGGAGAAAGAACAGCCTGCTACTCTATTTATATACACATCTAACATTGGTGATCATAAATAACAGGGTTCCAACTTAAATTCGAAGCAATTTCCCAATGAAGACgtaaacagaaactattttctATTAGTTTGAATGGGTGAAAGAAGTTGGTGAAGAAGAAAGCCAGTAGAAATTAACGTTTTTGGGCATCTTTTTGCTGTATGTGTCTTTGTTAAACAATAACACAAATCAAATCAATGGGGCTTGGAAAAGCTTCATGCCTGCCTGGCTAAATAGCGTACATTTCTCGCTATTCAAGATAGAACTTTAAAGTGAGACATAACTTGAaaccaaaaaaatcatttccaatTCAATGAGATGTGGTTGGAGATTGCTGATAAGGTGACAAACAAAGACACAAAATTTCGAAAAATCCTGCACAACTTGCCGAAGATGGTTGCATACACTAGAGAAAAAATCAATGTGAAATTGATACAGTATGTGAGATTTTCAGATGGTCAAAACTATTACCAACTTAGATGGTTCTTCTCTAGGGTGTAGAGAAAAAGATACACACATAAGATGGGTCGTACATTACTTATCAAGCATTCGATTTTGTTCTAAAAATTCAGTCGAGAAGTTATAAATGTTAGAGGCTGATTTGTTGTATTTATCTCTCTACACACTAAGCTGTATAGAAACTTTTAACAGATCCAAAGCGGATGCTTTTAGTTCACCTATAAGTTTCCCCACTGGATCTAACTTTTGTATACAATCAAGCCAACAGAGTTGTTAAATGGGGACCCTTTTCTGCAATTGTTGGAAGTAAGCTCACAGAGAGAGGCATAACCATACAAGCATTATTAACAGAATAGTAAATTACGGTGATAAttgacttttttataaaaattctttgTGAGATGTCgcaaattataatattagatacaatcgTAGATATGTAGATTTtgcatttactcattttttaatgGAATTGCATGGTGATTGTATACTacatgattgtaaatatcatttacgAGATAGTAGAAAGGATTGGAATGTAATTTGAATCATTACTCCACCTGAATATAGCATCATAGCATTCAAAAATATCATacccatgaagaagaaaaaggtaaaAAGTGGTAATTCCTTCGAGAGGTGAAGAAAAATGTGATGAATAACACAGGGGATTCTtttgagagcgagagagaggagaCCTTATCATGACGATGAAAACAGAGTCCTAGAgtctatttttaatatatatatatatatatatatccactaCAACCAACAATTGAGATTCGTGCCTTGCCAACTGCTATGTCAACTAAATAATGCATACTACCCAATAAAGAGAGAAGGCAGTTGGAGAGAAATTTAGGAGTGTACAGTATTTTTACAACTctttatatgattatattataaaataaaaatatttatttaatgtaatgttattttataaattatttatacaaaaaaataaaatagaaaaacatcTCTTTTAATACgtagttatataaaaaaattgtaaagatgaCCTTATATctaatacttttcaaactttagTGTTATAAAGAACGAAACTTTCCTAACATTTTTTCCCTTAGTCTTCTTCCTTCGCATCCCATTCATCctatacaaaagagaaaaataggcAGGAAAGCTCTGTAATTCTTACATTTTTATAGTAGAATTTATCCCATTTGGACCCTTGTAAATGTAGGTAATAATGCCGAATCACGTAAAACAGAGAAGAAGGCCTTGCTTGCATTCACTTCATTGACCATCAGCAGGCTATCACTTTCCAAGATCAATCTATGGATTCCCATGTTTGCACGTATTTGAAGACCTCTAAACATGGCCAAGAGTTCATTGTCTTCTAGCTCATTTACTTCATGTTCAATTTTGTTAGCTGCCAAGACAACATCCCCCTTTTCAGCCCTCAAAACAGCCCCAATTCCTGCTTTGTGCCTGTCAAAGAACATGGTTTCATCTACA comes from the Carya illinoinensis cultivar Pawnee chromosome 8, C.illinoinensisPawnee_v1, whole genome shotgun sequence genome and includes:
- the LOC122319070 gene encoding germin-like protein subfamily 2 member 4, with amino-acid sequence MVANVLACLFIFAAISSSVAYDPDPLQDLCVADLKSKIKVNGFVCKDDAEVTAADFTFAGLAAPALINNSFGSNVTTANVMQVPGLNTLGVSLARIDYAPGGLNPPHTHPRATETIFTLEGELFVGFITTADKLISKTIKEGEIFVFPRGLVHFQKNVGDKPASVISGFNGQLPGTQVVATSLFAASPPVPDDVLEIAFQVDGKVVDEIKANLAPKKK